A DNA window from Camelina sativa cultivar DH55 chromosome 17, Cs, whole genome shotgun sequence contains the following coding sequences:
- the LOC104759944 gene encoding uncharacterized protein LOC104759944 has product MILGPPEDCADSVRALKKRARQVCSLQAASNEPPLCRDPISFTPEDAKGIQHPHPDPLVIKVAMGEFDVERVLVDTGSTVNVLFWQTLEKMGVTPEQVKPETRTLTGYDGITKMSMGDVKLQVQAGGVTRKTKFVVIDAPPIYNAILGAP; this is encoded by the coding sequence ATGATACTCGGCCCACCAGAGGATTGTGCTGACTCCGTTCGAGCATTAAAGAAAAGGGCGCGCCAAGTATGCAGTCTTCAGGCAGCTTCGAACGAACCTCCGCTCTGCAGAGACCCCATATCATTCACACCAGAGGACGCCAAAGGAATCCAACACCCTCATCCGGATCCCTTGGTCATCAAAGTAGCTATGGGCGAGTTCGACGTCGAAAGAGTCCTGGTCGATACTGGAAGCACCGTCAATGTATTATTCTGGCAAACGCTAGAAAAAATGGGGGTCACACCAGAACAGGTGAAACCCGAGACTCGGACATTAACCGGCTATGATGGGATCACTAAAATGTCGATGGGCGATGTGAAACTACAAGTGCAAGCTGGCGGAGTGACCCGAAAGACTAAGTTCGTGGTCATCGATGCGCCCCCAATTTACAACGCTATTCTAGGGGCACCATGA